From Pseudoalteromonas sp. DL-6, one genomic window encodes:
- the hflC gene encoding protease modulator HflC — MKNFSLVILLAAIVMSFSSVFVVSEGQKAIVLLFSKVQKDSDEQAVVYGPGLHLKVPFFSQVRRIDARIQTLDGTPDRFVTSEKKDLIVDSFVKWRVNDFSSFYLRARGDKQYAETLLKQKVNNGLRTNFGTRTIREIVSGERSELMEEALVQASESASELGIEVLDVRVKQINLPQEVSSSIYQRMRAERTAVAKEHRSEGQEKAETIRAGVDRRVTVMLADAERNARSVRGQGDADAAAIYASAYNKDPEFFSFVRSLEAYKQTFKGKQDVMVLSPDSDFFQYMKGAKAQ, encoded by the coding sequence ATGAAAAACTTTAGTTTAGTAATCCTATTAGCCGCCATTGTGATGTCTTTCTCGTCGGTGTTCGTGGTCTCTGAAGGTCAAAAAGCGATTGTACTTTTATTTAGTAAAGTGCAAAAAGACAGCGATGAACAAGCGGTAGTTTATGGTCCGGGTTTACACTTAAAAGTCCCATTTTTTAGCCAAGTACGTCGCATTGATGCACGTATTCAAACGCTAGATGGTACACCAGATCGCTTTGTAACTAGCGAGAAAAAAGACTTAATCGTTGATTCGTTTGTAAAGTGGCGCGTAAACGACTTTAGCTCTTTTTACCTGCGTGCACGTGGTGATAAGCAATACGCTGAAACGCTACTTAAGCAAAAGGTAAACAATGGACTACGTACTAATTTTGGTACGCGTACTATTCGTGAAATTGTATCTGGTGAGCGTAGCGAGCTGATGGAAGAAGCGTTAGTACAAGCGTCTGAAAGTGCTAGTGAGCTGGGTATTGAAGTACTTGATGTGCGTGTTAAGCAAATTAACTTACCACAAGAGGTGAGTAGCTCTATTTACCAACGTATGCGCGCTGAGCGTACTGCAGTTGCTAAAGAGCATCGCTCTGAAGGTCAGGAAAAAGCCGAAACAATTCGTGCAGGTGTTGACCGTCGTGTAACAGTAATGCTTGCCGATGCAGAACGTAATGCTCGTTCTGTTCGTGGTCAAGGTGATGCTGACGCTGCTGCGATTTACGCTAGTGCTTACAATAAAGACCCTGAGTTCTTTAGCTTTGTTCGCTCTTTAGAAGCTTATAAGCAAACTTTCAAAGGCAAGCAAGACGTGATGGTGTTATCACCGGATAGCGACTTCTTCCAATACATGAAAGGCGCGAAGGCTCAGTAA
- the hflK gene encoding FtsH protease activity modulator HflK, producing the protein MAWNEPGNNGNDKDPWNNKGGRDQGPPDLDEVFRKFSNKFNGLFGGKKSGNGSGGGLGGAGISFVLIIAAIVWALSGIYTVKEAERGVVLQFGKFDRIADPGLRWKMTFIETVIPVDIEAVRSLSASGFMLTEDENVVSVEFEVQYRVIDPYLYKFSVTNADSSLEEALDSALRYVVGHSKMDQVLTNGREVVRQNTWDELNQIIEPYNLGLIVTDVNFKDSRPPMEVKDAFDDAIAAQEDEQRFIREAEAYAREIEPRARGQVTRMTQEAEGYQERITLEAQGEVARFEKLLPEYQAAKEVTRERLYIDTMQEVLANSSKVLVDVKGGNNMMYLPLDKIMEKQGSSTRVALPSSSDINDLRNKVNTSRNSTVNSGNDRFNNDRFNDGR; encoded by the coding sequence ATGGCCTGGAATGAACCGGGTAATAATGGCAATGACAAAGATCCGTGGAATAACAAAGGCGGACGTGATCAAGGCCCACCTGATTTAGACGAGGTGTTCCGTAAATTCAGTAACAAGTTTAACGGCTTATTTGGCGGTAAAAAATCCGGCAATGGTAGCGGTGGTGGACTTGGCGGAGCCGGTATTTCATTTGTACTTATTATCGCTGCAATTGTATGGGCGCTAAGCGGTATTTATACGGTGAAAGAAGCTGAGCGCGGTGTCGTTCTTCAATTTGGTAAGTTTGACCGAATTGCAGATCCAGGCTTGCGTTGGAAAATGACCTTTATTGAAACGGTTATTCCAGTTGATATCGAAGCTGTTCGCTCGTTATCAGCATCAGGTTTTATGCTAACCGAAGATGAAAACGTAGTAAGCGTTGAATTTGAAGTACAGTATCGAGTAATCGACCCTTACTTGTACAAATTTAGTGTTACTAACGCTGACAGCAGCCTTGAAGAAGCATTAGATAGTGCGTTGCGTTACGTTGTTGGTCATTCAAAAATGGACCAAGTACTGACGAACGGCCGTGAAGTTGTGCGTCAAAATACCTGGGATGAGCTAAATCAAATCATCGAACCTTATAATTTAGGTTTAATCGTAACCGACGTTAACTTCAAGGACTCACGTCCACCAATGGAAGTTAAAGATGCGTTTGATGATGCAATTGCAGCCCAAGAGGATGAGCAACGCTTTATTCGTGAAGCAGAAGCGTATGCCCGTGAAATTGAGCCGCGTGCGCGTGGTCAAGTAACTCGTATGACGCAAGAAGCTGAAGGTTACCAAGAACGTATTACTTTAGAAGCGCAAGGTGAAGTGGCTCGTTTTGAGAAATTACTTCCAGAATACCAAGCAGCTAAAGAAGTAACACGTGAGCGTTTATACATAGATACGATGCAAGAAGTGCTGGCTAATAGCTCTAAAGTATTGGTTGATGTTAAAGGCGGTAATAACATGATGTACTTACCACTTGATAAAATCATGGAGAAACAGGGTTCATCAACACGCGTTGCTTTACCTAGCTCAAGCGATATTAACGATTTACGTAACAAGGTAAATACGTCACGCAACAGCACTGTTAATAGTGGTAACGATCGCTTTAACAATGATCGTTTTAACGACGGGAGATAA
- the hflX gene encoding ribosome rescue GTPase HflX, producing MFDRYESGEQAILVHIDLPKDGDREDLHELEMLVSSAGVSSLAVVQGSRQAPHPKLFVGTGKAEEIAEIVKIHNADVVIFNHQLSPSQERNLERVCQCRVLDRTTLILDIFAQRARTHEGKLQVELAQLRHMSTRLIRGWTHLERQKGGIGLRGPGETQLETDRRLLRARIKNIRARLAKVAVQREQGRRARTRNEIPTVSLVGYTNAGKSTLFNYITDSDVYAADQLFATLDPTLRKLDIGDVGSVILADTVGFIRHLPHDLVAAFKATLTETREADLQLHVIDVADPRRKENIEQVQEVLKEIEADEVPQLLVYNKIDALDEVTPRIDRDDEGQPIRVWLSAKTGEGCELLSEAISDLLAKQMLNETILLAPQYGRLRASLFNLSAVHNERFDEQGNWLLDVRLPMIEWNRLIKDFGPEIESFISCD from the coding sequence TTGTTTGACCGCTATGAATCTGGCGAACAGGCAATTTTAGTCCATATCGACTTACCTAAAGATGGGGATCGTGAAGATCTTCATGAATTAGAAATGTTGGTATCTTCTGCTGGTGTTAGTAGTTTGGCGGTTGTGCAAGGCAGCCGTCAAGCACCACATCCTAAGTTATTTGTCGGTACCGGCAAAGCGGAAGAAATAGCTGAAATTGTCAAAATCCACAATGCCGATGTTGTCATTTTTAACCATCAGTTGAGCCCGTCTCAAGAACGCAATTTAGAGCGTGTTTGTCAATGCCGGGTGCTTGACAGAACAACACTTATTCTTGATATTTTTGCTCAGCGTGCCCGTACTCATGAAGGTAAACTTCAAGTTGAGTTGGCGCAGCTTCGCCATATGTCTACACGCTTAATCCGTGGGTGGACTCACCTTGAGCGCCAAAAAGGGGGGATAGGCTTACGTGGTCCGGGTGAAACGCAGCTAGAAACCGATCGACGTTTATTGCGCGCACGTATTAAAAATATTCGTGCACGACTTGCCAAAGTGGCTGTACAGCGTGAACAAGGTCGACGTGCTCGTACACGTAATGAAATTCCAACAGTGTCGCTGGTGGGCTATACCAATGCCGGAAAATCAACACTGTTTAACTACATTACCGATTCAGATGTGTATGCAGCCGATCAACTATTCGCCACTCTAGATCCAACGCTACGTAAACTCGATATAGGTGATGTTGGCTCCGTTATTTTAGCGGATACTGTAGGGTTTATTCGTCACTTACCGCATGATTTAGTGGCTGCATTTAAAGCAACCCTAACCGAGACGCGTGAAGCCGATTTGCAACTGCATGTGATAGATGTAGCTGACCCTCGCCGAAAAGAAAATATTGAACAGGTACAAGAAGTCCTTAAAGAGATTGAAGCCGACGAGGTACCGCAGTTATTAGTTTATAACAAAATTGATGCGCTTGATGAGGTAACGCCACGTATTGATCGTGATGACGAGGGCCAACCTATAAGAGTATGGCTATCGGCAAAAACTGGCGAAGGCTGTGAATTACTTAGTGAAGCTATCAGCGACTTACTCGCTAAACAAATGCTTAACGAAACAATTTTACTCGCACCGCAGTATGGGCGTTTAAGAGCATCGCTATTTAATTTAAGTGCAGTACACAATGAACGGTTTGATGAGCAAGGTAATTGGTTGCTTGATGTACGATTACCTATGATTGAATGGAACCGTTTAATTAAAGATTTTGGCCCTGAAATTGAAAGTTTTATTAGCTGCGATTAA
- the hfq gene encoding RNA chaperone Hfq — translation MAKGQSLQDPFLNALRRERIPVSIFLVNGIKLQGKIQSFDQFVILLENTVNQMVYKHAISTVVPARAVNFQGVQGNEDTEETELGNF, via the coding sequence ATGGCAAAAGGCCAATCGTTACAAGACCCATTTTTAAATGCATTACGCCGCGAGCGCATTCCAGTATCAATTTTTTTGGTAAATGGCATAAAATTACAAGGTAAAATTCAGTCATTTGACCAATTTGTAATTTTACTGGAAAACACTGTTAATCAAATGGTGTATAAACATGCAATTTCAACAGTTGTACCTGCACGCGCAGTCAACTTCCAAGGTGTACAGGGAAATGAAGACACTGAAGAAACTGAACTTGGAAACTTTTAA
- the miaA gene encoding tRNA (adenosine(37)-N6)-dimethylallyltransferase MiaA: MSNLPVIFLMGPTAAGKTALAISLCEHLNTEIISVDSALVYKGMDIGTAKPDADELARAPHHLIDLLDPSETYSVADFRRDAIEKIDKFHQQGKVPVLVGGTMMYFKALIDGLSPLPEADEQIRAELEMQAKQHGWPHLYQELLRIDPQAAQKMSENDSQRINRALEVYRITGKTMTELQKQKQPPLPYTFHQFAIAPDDRKELHQRIAERFKIMIEQGFEKEVSTLYLREDLHPNMPSIRCVGYRQMWDYLAGEIDHDEMVFRGIAATRQLAKRQLTWLRSWPDVTWLTTGDEENLHRVVSSLS; this comes from the coding sequence TTGAGTAATTTACCGGTCATATTTTTAATGGGCCCCACCGCTGCTGGTAAAACAGCATTGGCAATTTCACTGTGTGAGCATTTAAATACTGAAATTATCAGCGTTGATTCGGCACTGGTTTATAAAGGTATGGATATTGGTACCGCTAAACCGGATGCCGATGAACTAGCACGTGCTCCACATCACTTAATTGACTTACTTGATCCAAGCGAAACTTATTCAGTGGCTGATTTTAGACGCGATGCAATAGAAAAAATTGATAAATTTCATCAACAAGGTAAAGTGCCTGTACTGGTTGGAGGTACAATGATGTACTTTAAAGCCTTAATTGATGGACTATCTCCTTTACCTGAGGCTGATGAGCAGATAAGGGCAGAACTTGAAATGCAGGCGAAACAGCATGGCTGGCCACATTTGTATCAAGAGCTATTAAGAATAGATCCTCAAGCAGCGCAAAAGATGAGTGAAAATGATTCACAACGAATTAATCGCGCTTTAGAGGTTTACCGTATAACAGGTAAAACAATGACTGAATTGCAAAAGCAAAAACAGCCACCTTTACCTTACACTTTTCATCAATTTGCTATTGCTCCAGATGATCGTAAAGAGTTACACCAGCGAATTGCAGAAAGGTTTAAAATAATGATTGAACAGGGGTTTGAAAAAGAAGTTTCGACCCTATATCTACGTGAGGATTTACATCCCAATATGCCTTCTATTCGTTGTGTAGGTTATAGACAGATGTGGGATTACCTTGCGGGTGAAATAGATCACGATGAAATGGTTTTTCGCGGTATTGCTGCCACACGTCAATTGGCTAAGCGTCAATTAACGTGGTTAAGAAGTTGGCCTGACGTTACATGGTTGACAACCGGTGATGAAGAAAACTTGCATCGTGTAGTAAGTTCGCTAAGCTAG
- the mutL gene encoding DNA mismatch repair endonuclease MutL yields the protein MSIEILPARLANQIAAGEVVERPASVVKELVENSLDAGATRIQIDIERGGHKLIRIRDNGSGIAKEELTLALSRHATSKLKSLDDLENICSLGFRGEALASISSVSRLTLSSKPEQQEAAWQAFAQGRDMAVEVKPVAHPSGTTIEVKDLFFNTPARRKFLRTEKTEFSHIDELIKRIALSRFDVSITLTHNEKVVRQYRAKTDPAQAIIRVAQVAGKAFAEQGLHIQSGEVGLQLHGWVLPVGSANTTQYTYVNNRMMRDKLILHAIRQAFEEVSGEQELPGFVIYIDIDPRQVDVNVHPAKHEVRFHQGRLVHDFILQAIKQVVVPLQAEFSSSSEANDNSPPVAAFNSLNTASSEPFDYPKSSLQPSRSPSTHAGSYRGANQGAGNQQRTESSNYHDVNAFYQGVSEQQAHHFDNPVPFVQSDETQVSDTALRTVDIITIEQGTCVFNDANQLYCSHFKYALADDWLAQIKEQGSLEGKALLLPVRVNVSKQDIELLATQQSWFTLLGFELLIEKQFVMVKKLPVCLYLLDVNAAVDALLDGCKAQLESIEQWLAWQVNVIPIRFYASKAFAVQQTRLQNNAQTIERLREKAVKIDLKSYLAQFN from the coding sequence ATGAGTATTGAAATATTACCTGCGCGCTTGGCAAACCAGATTGCGGCGGGTGAAGTTGTTGAGCGTCCTGCATCGGTGGTTAAAGAGTTAGTAGAAAATAGCCTAGATGCAGGTGCGACACGTATTCAAATAGATATTGAGCGCGGTGGTCACAAGCTGATTCGAATTCGTGATAATGGCTCAGGGATTGCAAAAGAGGAGCTCACATTAGCACTTTCTCGCCATGCTACCAGTAAACTTAAGTCGCTAGACGACTTAGAAAATATTTGTTCTCTAGGCTTTAGAGGCGAAGCTCTCGCGTCCATTAGCTCGGTATCTCGCTTAACCTTAAGCTCTAAGCCCGAACAGCAAGAAGCTGCTTGGCAAGCCTTTGCACAAGGTCGAGATATGGCCGTGGAGGTAAAGCCTGTGGCACATCCCAGCGGTACTACAATTGAAGTAAAAGACTTATTTTTTAATACCCCAGCACGGCGTAAGTTTTTACGTACCGAAAAAACCGAGTTTAGCCATATTGATGAGCTTATAAAGCGGATTGCGCTGAGTCGCTTTGATGTATCAATTACGTTAACTCATAACGAAAAAGTAGTGCGGCAATATCGCGCTAAAACCGATCCTGCTCAAGCGATTATACGAGTTGCCCAAGTCGCAGGTAAAGCGTTTGCTGAACAGGGCCTGCATATTCAATCAGGTGAAGTAGGGCTGCAACTACATGGCTGGGTGCTGCCAGTTGGCTCGGCCAATACCACACAGTACACCTATGTAAATAATCGTATGATGCGCGATAAACTTATTCTGCATGCTATACGCCAAGCATTTGAAGAGGTCAGTGGTGAGCAAGAGTTACCTGGGTTTGTGATTTATATTGATATAGATCCACGTCAAGTAGATGTGAACGTACATCCTGCTAAACATGAGGTGCGTTTTCATCAAGGGCGCTTAGTACACGACTTTATTTTGCAAGCGATTAAACAAGTTGTTGTGCCCCTGCAAGCTGAATTTTCAAGCTCCAGTGAAGCTAATGATAATAGCCCACCGGTAGCAGCGTTTAATTCACTCAATACTGCCAGTAGCGAACCGTTTGATTACCCTAAGTCATCATTACAGCCTAGCCGGTCACCTTCAACGCATGCTGGCTCTTATCGTGGTGCAAATCAAGGAGCAGGTAATCAACAACGCACCGAAAGCAGCAATTACCATGACGTAAATGCGTTTTATCAAGGGGTGAGTGAGCAACAAGCACATCACTTTGATAATCCAGTGCCATTTGTGCAATCAGATGAGACGCAAGTATCAGATACAGCGCTTCGTACTGTCGATATAATAACCATTGAACAGGGCACATGTGTGTTTAATGATGCAAACCAACTTTATTGTTCACACTTTAAATATGCGCTAGCAGATGATTGGCTTGCACAAATAAAAGAGCAAGGCAGCCTTGAAGGCAAAGCATTGTTATTACCCGTGCGGGTTAACGTATCAAAACAAGATATCGAACTGCTGGCTACGCAACAATCATGGTTTACTTTGCTTGGCTTTGAACTTTTAATTGAAAAACAATTTGTTATGGTTAAGAAGTTGCCTGTTTGCTTGTACTTACTTGACGTGAATGCCGCAGTCGATGCCTTACTTGATGGGTGTAAAGCTCAGTTAGAAAGTATTGAACAGTGGCTAGCGTGGCAGGTAAATGTAATACCTATACGGTTCTATGCCAGTAAAGCCTTTGCAGTACAGCAAACTCGCTTACAAAATAATGCGCAAACAATTGAACGTTTACGTGAAAAAGCAGTTAAAATAGATCTAAAGTCTTATCTAGCGCAATTTAATTAG
- a CDS encoding N-acetylmuramoyl-L-alanine amidase — protein MSRGLVKLFIYLMVFTVSLPLWAQNTINSVRVWPSPDSTRVVFDLDDKPDFSYFMLKNPSRLVVDLENTDELKTLPGVPSKHQIVSKLRYSKPKNKHSVRLVFELSGPVKPVVFALAPTGPYKNRLVVDLYDKSQSQGAVSPAQTAAKKRQLSQERDIVIAIDAGHGGEDPGSIGPSGTYEKDITLQIAKRLERMIDAERGMISRMVRSGDYFVKLNTRTNRARQKKADFFVSIHADAFTSPGPNGASVWVLSLRRANSEIGKWIEDKEKHSELLGGAADVIKDAANEKYLAQALLDMSMDHSMKTGLNVADEVIKELRKVAKMHKKAPQHASLAVLKSPDIPSILVETGFISNPREERLLKSANHQERLAKAMFTSIKNYYLRNPPDDSLFASLKSQYPTKHKVRPGESLSMLAGRYGVSINQIKQVNKLSSNTLFIGQELDIPQS, from the coding sequence ATGAGTCGTGGTTTAGTTAAACTTTTTATTTACCTCATGGTTTTTACAGTGAGCTTGCCATTGTGGGCGCAAAACACTATTAATAGTGTGCGTGTTTGGCCATCACCTGATAGCACTCGGGTGGTGTTTGACCTCGACGATAAACCCGACTTTAGTTACTTTATGTTAAAAAACCCAAGCCGTTTAGTCGTTGATTTAGAAAATACGGATGAGTTGAAAACATTGCCAGGTGTGCCATCAAAGCACCAAATAGTTAGTAAGTTACGCTACTCAAAACCTAAAAATAAACACAGCGTGCGTTTAGTGTTTGAGTTAAGCGGACCGGTCAAGCCTGTGGTATTTGCGTTGGCACCTACGGGGCCTTATAAAAACAGGTTAGTGGTCGACTTATACGACAAGAGTCAATCTCAAGGGGCGGTCAGTCCGGCACAAACGGCAGCTAAAAAACGCCAGTTAAGCCAAGAACGCGACATTGTTATTGCCATTGATGCAGGCCATGGTGGTGAAGATCCAGGCTCCATTGGCCCTTCAGGTACTTACGAAAAAGACATCACTTTACAAATTGCCAAGCGTTTAGAGCGCATGATTGATGCTGAGCGCGGTATGATTTCGCGTATGGTTCGTAGTGGCGATTACTTTGTAAAACTTAATACACGTACTAATCGTGCTCGCCAGAAAAAAGCCGATTTTTTTGTTTCTATTCATGCTGATGCGTTTACCAGTCCAGGACCCAATGGGGCTTCGGTATGGGTGTTGTCGTTGCGACGCGCCAACTCAGAAATAGGTAAATGGATTGAGGATAAAGAAAAGCACTCTGAGTTACTTGGCGGGGCCGCTGATGTTATTAAAGATGCTGCTAATGAAAAGTACTTAGCGCAAGCCTTGCTTGATATGTCGATGGATCATTCAATGAAAACAGGGCTTAATGTTGCAGATGAAGTAATAAAAGAATTAAGAAAAGTAGCAAAAATGCATAAAAAGGCACCGCAACATGCCAGCCTTGCAGTATTAAAGTCGCCAGATATTCCGTCTATTTTAGTTGAAACTGGGTTTATCTCTAATCCACGTGAAGAGCGACTGCTTAAAAGTGCCAACCATCAAGAACGTTTGGCTAAAGCCATGTTTACCTCAATTAAAAATTACTATTTGCGCAACCCACCCGACGACTCTCTGTTTGCGTCATTAAAGTCTCAATACCCAACAAAGCACAAGGTACGTCCGGGGGAGTCATTGAGTATGTTGGCAGGGCGATATGGTGTCAGTATTAATCAAATTAAACAGGTTAATAAGCTCAGTTCAAATACGCTATTTATTGGTCAAGAACTTGATATTCCTCAGAGTTAA
- the tsaE gene encoding tRNA (adenosine(37)-N6)-threonylcarbamoyltransferase complex ATPase subunit type 1 TsaE, translating into MSCSFNFHLVDENATVAMGNKLAAIIEQGAVIYLHGDLGAGKTTFTRGIVQGFGHTGKVKSPTYTLVEPYELARGNVYHFDLYRLGDPEELEFMGIRDYFSATAICIVEWPEKGGEFIPVPDLNATLSYVGDERKIVINSASERGVAIVEKLNNR; encoded by the coding sequence ATGTCGTGTAGTTTTAATTTTCATTTAGTCGATGAAAATGCCACTGTTGCTATGGGTAATAAATTAGCTGCCATAATAGAACAGGGCGCAGTTATTTATTTGCATGGTGATTTGGGGGCAGGTAAAACGACATTTACTCGCGGTATAGTGCAAGGTTTTGGTCATACAGGTAAGGTTAAAAGTCCCACTTATACACTTGTTGAGCCCTACGAACTTGCGCGTGGCAATGTTTATCATTTTGATTTATATCGATTAGGTGACCCTGAAGAGCTTGAATTTATGGGGATTCGTGATTATTTTTCAGCAACGGCAATTTGTATTGTTGAGTGGCCGGAAAAAGGTGGAGAATTTATCCCTGTTCCCGATCTAAATGCTACGCTAAGTTATGTAGGTGACGAGCGTAAAATTGTTATTAACAGCGCGAGTGAGCGTGGTGTAGCAATTGTCGAAAAACTAAATAATAGATAA
- the accC gene encoding acetyl-CoA carboxylase biotin carboxylase subunit, which produces MLDKVVIANRGEIALRILRACKELGIKTVAVHSTADRDLKHVLLADETICIGKPAATESYLDIPRIIAAAEITDAVAIHPGYGFLAENADFADQVEQSGFVFIGPRGDTIRLMGDKVSAIEAMRKAGVPCVPGSDGPVSDDKERNMQIAKRIGYPVIIKAAGGGGGRGMRVVRNEAELINSIALTQQEAKQFFGNSMVYMEKFLENPRHIEVQVLADGQGNAVHLGERDCSMQRRHQKVVEEAPAPGITAEVRKFIGERCTRACIEIGYRGAGTFEFLYENGEFYFIEMNTRIQVEHPVTEMVTGVDLIKEQLKIAAGQPLSFTQEDVVIRGHAIECRINAEDPETFIPSPGKITRFHPAGGLGIRWDSHIYADYTVPPHYDSMIGKLITYGENRDVAIARARNALNELVIDGIKTNTPLHKRILADENFKNGGTNIHYLEKKLGL; this is translated from the coding sequence ATGTTAGATAAAGTAGTCATTGCAAACCGAGGTGAAATTGCACTTCGTATATTGCGCGCCTGCAAAGAGCTTGGGATCAAAACGGTTGCTGTGCATTCAACGGCGGATCGCGATCTTAAGCATGTATTGCTAGCAGATGAAACCATCTGTATTGGTAAACCTGCAGCAACTGAAAGTTACTTAGACATTCCACGCATTATTGCCGCAGCAGAAATTACTGATGCGGTCGCTATCCACCCAGGTTATGGTTTTCTTGCAGAAAATGCAGACTTTGCCGACCAAGTTGAGCAAAGCGGTTTTGTATTTATCGGTCCCCGTGGCGACACTATTCGTCTAATGGGCGATAAAGTATCGGCAATCGAAGCTATGCGTAAAGCGGGTGTTCCGTGTGTACCAGGTTCTGATGGTCCGGTATCGGATGATAAAGAGCGCAACATGCAAATTGCTAAGCGTATTGGTTACCCGGTAATTATTAAAGCAGCTGGCGGTGGCGGTGGCCGTGGTATGCGTGTTGTTCGCAACGAAGCTGAGTTAATCAATTCAATTGCGCTTACGCAGCAAGAAGCGAAACAGTTCTTTGGCAACAGCATGGTTTACATGGAGAAATTCCTTGAAAACCCACGCCACATTGAAGTACAAGTATTGGCCGACGGTCAAGGCAATGCGGTTCACTTAGGTGAGCGTGATTGTTCAATGCAACGTCGTCACCAAAAAGTAGTGGAAGAGGCGCCAGCGCCAGGTATTACTGCAGAAGTACGTAAGTTCATTGGTGAGCGTTGTACACGCGCATGTATCGAAATTGGTTATCGTGGTGCGGGTACGTTTGAGTTCTTATACGAGAACGGTGAATTTTACTTCATTGAAATGAACACCCGTATTCAGGTTGAGCACCCAGTAACTGAAATGGTCACCGGTGTTGATTTAATCAAAGAGCAATTAAAAATTGCCGCTGGTCAGCCTTTATCATTCACTCAAGAAGATGTGGTTATTCGTGGCCATGCTATTGAGTGTCGTATTAATGCTGAAGATCCAGAAACCTTTATTCCATCACCTGGTAAAATTACCCGTTTTCATCCAGCTGGTGGCTTAGGTATTCGTTGGGACAGCCATATTTACGCTGACTACACAGTTCCTCCACATTACGATTCAATGATTGGCAAGCTAATTACTTACGGTGAAAACCGTGATGTAGCTATTGCCCGTGCACGTAATGCACTTAATGAACTCGTTATCGATGGTATTAAAACCAACACCCCACTGCATAAGCGTATTCTTGCAGATGAAAACTTCAAAAATGGTGGTACAAATATCCACTATCTTGAGAAGAAATTAGGGCTGTAA
- the accB gene encoding acetyl-CoA carboxylase biotin carboxyl carrier protein → MDIRKIKKLIELVEESGIAELEITEGEESVRINRNNMSAGPAYAQFAPQQYAPAPAPAAAAPSAPAAVESEAPAGPTGHQVKSPMVGSFYAAASPEAPAYVEVGSQVKVGDTLCIVEAMKMMNQIESDKAGTVKAILVENGEPVEFDQPLFIIE, encoded by the coding sequence ATGGATATTCGCAAGATCAAAAAACTAATTGAATTAGTAGAAGAATCAGGTATTGCAGAACTAGAAATCACTGAAGGTGAAGAATCAGTACGTATTAACCGTAACAATATGAGTGCCGGTCCTGCGTACGCGCAATTTGCACCACAGCAATACGCTCCAGCACCGGCTCCAGCGGCAGCTGCACCATCTGCACCTGCGGCCGTGGAATCTGAAGCACCTGCAGGGCCTACAGGTCATCAAGTTAAGTCTCCTATGGTAGGTTCTTTTTATGCAGCAGCTTCTCCAGAAGCACCAGCATATGTTGAAGTGGGTTCTCAGGTTAAAGTTGGCGACACATTATGTATCGTTGAAGCAATGAAGATGATGAACCAAATTGAGTCAGATAAAGCCGGTACAGTAAAAGCTATTTTAGTAGAAAACGGCGAGCCAGTAGAATTTGATCAACCTTTATTCATCATTGAATAA
- the aroQ gene encoding type II 3-dehydroquinate dehydratase, with protein sequence MAAKLKILVINGPNLNMLGKREPDKYGSHSLEHIMSELNSAANSLGVALTHFQSNSEQALIERIHDAWQAVDYIIINPAAFTHTSVALRDALLSVDIPFFEVHLSNVHARETFRHHSYFSDVAQGVICGLGAMGYHAALNAAVSRLQNSN encoded by the coding sequence ATGGCTGCAAAATTAAAGATTTTAGTTATAAATGGCCCAAATTTAAACATGCTAGGAAAGCGTGAACCTGATAAGTACGGTTCGCATTCTTTAGAGCATATTATGAGCGAGTTAAACAGCGCTGCTAATAGTTTAGGTGTGGCATTAACGCATTTCCAAAGTAATAGTGAGCAAGCGCTCATTGAACGCATTCATGATGCTTGGCAAGCGGTTGATTACATAATAATTAACCCAGCAGCATTTACGCACACAAGCGTCGCATTACGTGATGCATTGCTAAGTGTTGATATTCCGTTCTTTGAAGTGCACTTAAGTAATGTGCATGCACGTGAAACGTTTCGCCATCATTCTTATTTTTCTGATGTGGCGCAAGGCGTTATTTGTGGATTAGGTGCAATGGGTTATCACGCTGCTTTAAATGCAGCAGTCAGCCGATTGCAAAACTCAAACTAA